A genome region from Cerasicoccus sp. TK19100 includes the following:
- a CDS encoding DEAD/DEAH box helicase, translating to MTQGPSLNSIDVSPDGAPLHWRLLLPPNLPQCAPKDRIPVKLEAETGGEIYPPERLPKQPYWPEPPHLLAAMLVESWANGKAPSMMQLTRDQLSQLLQPLTGEPSVFSFRNPKEPMPWVDGKLPDVHPHLVVEAKAPPKKDTPKPMPLAPEKSRREMERDLTPMVVDGSTNYLAITLPSRESIVYDEALELLKSHSFKLEPSNRKWWLRDRHKTLQFLAEHWDRLKNHYRAKFTPAFRKYTKKLKPLEARIHLRKDGDDFVADAELAAPGIEAGQIAQALNKGQPYLETHKGVFLLDHGKLNTMQEAQRRLTGDADRLLTPRVTKRITTVEAAAVNQQLEALDLAIEAPEEWKRRSGALSDLSALQPPPAPEALLKMLRPYQALGAAWLWHLYNNDLGGILADEMGLGKTVQALTVLSAIHQETQKPCLVVCPAGLVENWRREAKKFAPDLKVFAHHRASRLESAEHALQYGLVVTSYNTLARDEEIFHTAPFAAVVGDEAQHVKNRQTQNAKALRGVLAKRRFLLTGTPVENSLDDLAALFEFVLPGYVQPPPAGASREEREWHGMRIKDRAAQYILRRSKREVAPELPEKIEQVFYCEFSDEQEALYRKVEESARREVFELEMANASEGKLRVAAFKQLLRMRQACIDPRLVEKEAADAIASTKLDAFRELLEESIDGGHRMLVFSQFTSALALLKDELEAQKMPYLYLDGSTPNRAALCEQFNEDDSIPVFLISLKAGGTGLNLTGADTVVHYDPWWNPAVEAQATDRAHRIGQSRTVTSYKLIVSNSVEERVLSMQRQKAALLKDLFEASEAANAKIGFADMKALMGEE from the coding sequence ATGACGCAAGGGCCTTCGCTGAACAGCATTGACGTATCCCCGGACGGGGCGCCGCTGCATTGGCGTCTGCTGCTGCCGCCTAACCTGCCGCAGTGCGCGCCCAAGGACCGCATCCCGGTGAAGCTGGAGGCGGAAACCGGCGGCGAAATTTACCCGCCTGAGCGTTTGCCGAAGCAGCCGTATTGGCCGGAGCCGCCGCATTTACTGGCGGCGATGCTCGTCGAGAGTTGGGCCAACGGCAAGGCACCGAGCATGATGCAGCTTACGCGCGACCAGTTGAGCCAGCTGCTGCAACCGCTGACCGGCGAGCCGTCGGTCTTTTCCTTTCGCAATCCCAAAGAGCCGATGCCCTGGGTCGATGGAAAACTGCCCGACGTGCACCCGCATTTGGTAGTCGAGGCCAAGGCACCGCCCAAGAAGGACACGCCCAAGCCAATGCCGCTGGCACCAGAGAAAAGCCGCCGCGAGATGGAGCGCGATTTGACGCCGATGGTTGTCGATGGCTCTACGAATTATTTGGCCATTACGCTGCCCTCGCGCGAAAGTATTGTTTACGACGAAGCCCTGGAATTGCTCAAAAGCCACAGCTTCAAACTGGAGCCCAGTAACCGCAAATGGTGGCTGCGCGACCGGCACAAGACCCTGCAATTTCTGGCCGAACACTGGGACCGTTTAAAGAATCACTACCGCGCGAAGTTCACGCCGGCTTTCCGCAAATACACGAAGAAGCTCAAGCCGCTCGAAGCACGCATTCATCTGCGCAAAGATGGCGACGATTTCGTGGCCGACGCCGAGCTGGCCGCGCCGGGTATCGAGGCTGGGCAGATCGCGCAGGCGCTCAATAAAGGCCAGCCATACCTGGAGACGCACAAGGGCGTGTTCCTGCTTGATCATGGTAAGCTGAACACGATGCAGGAGGCGCAGCGCCGCCTGACGGGTGATGCGGATCGCCTGCTCACGCCACGCGTCACGAAGCGCATCACGACGGTCGAGGCCGCCGCGGTGAACCAGCAACTGGAGGCGTTGGACCTCGCCATCGAAGCGCCCGAGGAGTGGAAGCGCCGCAGCGGTGCGCTCAGTGATCTTTCCGCGCTGCAACCCCCGCCTGCGCCCGAGGCATTGCTCAAAATGCTGCGGCCGTATCAGGCGCTCGGCGCAGCGTGGCTCTGGCATTTGTATAATAACGACCTGGGCGGTATCCTGGCCGACGAAATGGGCCTGGGTAAAACCGTGCAGGCGCTAACGGTGCTTTCCGCGATTCATCAGGAAACGCAGAAGCCATGCCTGGTGGTTTGCCCGGCGGGTCTGGTGGAGAACTGGCGCCGCGAAGCCAAGAAGTTCGCGCCGGACTTAAAAGTATTTGCGCACCACCGTGCGTCGCGTTTGGAGTCGGCGGAGCACGCGCTGCAATACGGCTTGGTGGTCACGTCTTACAACACCTTGGCGCGCGATGAGGAAATTTTCCATACCGCGCCGTTTGCCGCGGTCGTGGGGGATGAAGCGCAGCACGTGAAGAACCGCCAAACGCAAAACGCGAAAGCGCTGCGCGGCGTGCTGGCCAAGCGCCGCTTCTTGCTGACGGGCACGCCCGTGGAGAATTCGCTCGATGACCTCGCGGCCTTGTTTGAGTTCGTGCTCCCGGGCTACGTGCAACCGCCGCCAGCCGGTGCTTCGCGGGAAGAGCGCGAATGGCACGGCATGCGGATTAAGGACCGCGCGGCGCAATACATTTTGCGTCGTTCCAAGCGCGAGGTCGCACCCGAGTTGCCGGAGAAAATTGAGCAAGTATTCTATTGTGAGTTCAGTGACGAACAGGAAGCTTTGTATCGCAAAGTTGAGGAGTCGGCGCGCCGCGAAGTCTTTGAGCTGGAGATGGCGAACGCCTCGGAGGGTAAGCTCCGTGTGGCCGCCTTTAAGCAACTGCTGCGCATGCGCCAAGCGTGTATCGACCCGCGACTCGTGGAGAAAGAAGCCGCCGATGCAATCGCATCGACAAAGCTCGACGCCTTCCGCGAACTGCTAGAAGAATCGATCGACGGCGGTCACCGCATGTTGGTGTTCTCGCAGTTTACCTCGGCACTGGCGCTACTGAAAGACGAGCTAGAAGCGCAGAAAATGCCGTATCTTTACCTCGATGGCTCGACGCCGAATCGCGCCGCACTCTGTGAGCAGTTTAACGAAGACGACTCGATCCCGGTGTTCCTGATCTCGCTGAAAGCGGGTGGCACGGGCTTGAATTTAACCGGCGCAGATACCGTGGTGCATTACGACCCATGGTGGAACCCGGCCGTCGAGGCGCAGGCAACCGACCGTGCGCACCGCATTGGCCAGTCGCGCACGGTGACGAGCTATAAGCTGATCGTGAGCAACTCCGTAGAAGAGCGTGTGCTCTCCATGCAGCGCCAGAAGGCGGCGCTGCTCAAAGACCTGTTTGAGGCCAGTGAAGCGGCCAATGCCAAGATCGGCTTTGCCGATATGAAGGCACTGATGGGCGAAGAGTAG
- a CDS encoding DUF4177 domain-containing protein — MKRFEYKVIKFDGKGILGGKVDMQDMEQKMNAPGQEGWEAVSVFDTNEAYGSTRWVIATFKRELS; from the coding sequence ATGAAACGCTTCGAATACAAGGTGATCAAGTTTGACGGAAAAGGCATTCTCGGTGGCAAGGTCGACATGCAAGACATGGAGCAAAAGATGAATGCCCCTGGGCAAGAGGGCTGGGAAGCCGTCTCTGTCTTTGACACCAACGAAGCCTACGGCAGCACCAGGTGGGTAATAGCGACATTCAAACGCGAGCTCTCATAG
- a CDS encoding MDR family NADPH-dependent oxidoreductase produces MEIQALRYHEHGAPGDVLKLETIDCAQPGQGEALVALRAAVLHPSDLGIIGGSYGKLRELPGVAGREGVGEVLAVGEGVARLSMGDLVRMPEESVLVDAVCADADAFEKAPRDLAPELAAMAFINPPTAYRLLKDFVDLKAGDWVIQNAANSAVGQCVIGLARHLGVHTINLVRDVAKWEAPLKEMGADVVLADGDEFYKQIEDATGGEKPVLGLNSIGGESVIKMIRSVADEGVVVTFGGMVGDKVRFPTRNLIFNDVCLRGFWMDKWSRKASADQRGAMQHEVNELMRQGVFQMSIAGKYSLADGVAAFEAAQAGGRDGKVIITGDFTL; encoded by the coding sequence ATGGAAATCCAAGCCCTGCGATATCATGAGCACGGCGCGCCTGGCGACGTGCTGAAACTGGAAACGATCGACTGCGCTCAGCCTGGCCAAGGCGAGGCTTTGGTGGCGCTGCGTGCGGCGGTGCTGCATCCGTCGGACCTCGGTATCATCGGCGGAAGCTATGGCAAGCTACGTGAGCTGCCTGGTGTGGCGGGCCGTGAAGGCGTGGGCGAAGTGCTGGCCGTAGGCGAGGGCGTGGCGCGCCTCAGCATGGGCGACCTAGTCCGCATGCCGGAGGAAAGCGTGCTCGTGGACGCCGTGTGTGCCGACGCGGATGCCTTTGAGAAAGCGCCGCGAGACCTGGCTCCGGAGCTGGCAGCCATGGCGTTTATCAATCCGCCGACGGCGTATCGCTTGCTCAAGGATTTCGTGGACCTCAAGGCTGGCGACTGGGTTATTCAAAACGCGGCAAACTCCGCCGTTGGCCAGTGTGTGATCGGCTTGGCCAGGCACCTGGGCGTGCACACGATCAACCTGGTGCGCGACGTCGCCAAGTGGGAGGCCCCGCTCAAGGAGATGGGGGCCGACGTCGTCCTGGCCGATGGCGATGAATTTTACAAGCAGATCGAAGACGCTACCGGCGGCGAGAAGCCGGTGTTGGGCCTTAACTCAATTGGCGGTGAGAGCGTCATCAAAATGATTCGCTCCGTGGCGGACGAAGGTGTGGTCGTCACCTTTGGTGGCATGGTGGGCGACAAGGTGCGCTTCCCGACACGCAACCTGATCTTTAATGACGTTTGCCTGCGCGGTTTCTGGATGGATAAATGGAGCCGCAAGGCGAGCGCGGATCAGCGCGGCGCGATGCAGCACGAAGTCAACGAGCTAATGCGCCAGGGCGTCTTCCAGATGAGTATCGCCGGCAAGTATTCGCTGGCCGACGGCGTGGCTGCTTTTGAGGCTGCGCAAGCCGGTGGTCGCGATGGCAAGGTAATCATCACCGGGGACTTCACGCTGTAG
- a CDS encoding aldo/keto reductase, translated as MSSQHTTRRRFIQQSTLALAASAMAPQWVTAAENSPTNDGGVPLRPLGKTGVDVAMLGLGGHHFGQIKNERTAIKLGRRAIDKGVTFLDNAWCYHGGRSEERMGQMLQDGYREKVFLMTKHHGRKTKAEAMEQLETSLKRLKTDHIDLWQFHEIGYQQDIDWIFGDDGAIAAADQAKQDGKVRFIGFTGHKYPEVLSNMMVAGYEWDAVQMPVNPFDPHYHSFIKGTVPYIVDRGAGVIAMKTMGGGGGNLLRSGAVTYQDCLNFAWSQPVSTIVCGMTTNDMVDQNVAAAQSFQPMSQEAIDALLAKTAEPAKNGRHEPYKASIAYDGPVSRELHGT; from the coding sequence ATGAGCTCCCAGCATACGACCCGCCGCCGTTTCATCCAACAATCGACCCTCGCCCTCGCCGCCAGTGCCATGGCACCGCAGTGGGTAACCGCCGCCGAGAATTCACCCACCAACGATGGCGGCGTGCCGCTAAGGCCCTTGGGCAAGACCGGCGTCGATGTGGCGATGCTCGGCCTGGGCGGGCATCATTTTGGCCAAATAAAAAACGAGCGTACCGCGATCAAGCTGGGCCGCCGCGCCATCGATAAAGGCGTCACTTTCCTGGACAACGCGTGGTGTTATCACGGCGGTCGCTCCGAGGAGCGCATGGGCCAGATGCTTCAAGACGGCTACCGCGAGAAAGTTTTCCTGATGACCAAGCACCACGGCCGCAAAACCAAAGCCGAGGCCATGGAGCAGCTGGAGACCTCGCTCAAGCGGCTAAAAACCGACCACATCGACCTGTGGCAATTTCACGAAATCGGCTATCAGCAGGACATTGACTGGATCTTTGGTGACGATGGCGCGATTGCCGCCGCCGATCAGGCCAAGCAAGACGGCAAGGTCCGCTTCATCGGGTTCACGGGCCACAAGTATCCCGAAGTGCTGAGCAACATGATGGTCGCCGGCTATGAGTGGGACGCCGTGCAAATGCCGGTCAACCCCTTCGACCCCCACTATCATAGCTTCATCAAGGGCACCGTGCCTTACATCGTCGACCGCGGGGCAGGCGTGATCGCCATGAAAACCATGGGCGGCGGTGGCGGCAATCTGCTCCGCTCCGGTGCCGTTACTTATCAGGATTGCCTGAATTTCGCGTGGTCGCAGCCGGTAAGCACCATCGTCTGCGGCATGACGACCAACGACATGGTCGACCAAAATGTGGCCGCCGCCCAATCCTTCCAGCCGATGAGCCAAGAGGCCATCGACGCCCTGCTGGCCAAGACCGCAGAGCCCGCAAAAAACGGTCGGCATGAGCCCTATAAAGCCTCAATCGCTTACGATGGTCCGGTGAGCCGCGAGCTACACGGGACCTGA
- a CDS encoding TonB-dependent receptor family protein, which yields MLLKSALSRVGKPSLLLLAATPAMLTAQEKVAPDEAVQELEPVHMYSPVIPDAMLYLPEVQGTKIIGAKKTTNVALEELPEIVDNNYAQVFITTPGITVSEQATPSHANISYRGIGDPHESSSILTMKDGIPLNSDWFGYPTIYYVPPIESIARVEIIRGGGSLLYGPQPGPVINYVSAGPRTDTEFGGSIQAFGGSYGFYSTYLEASGTQDRFGYAADFQATGADGARANADYAVLTGGATVAYQIDEAQRIQFDFDAYSSSNGEAGRLTPTEWDANPQTTTRPIDRVWIERYYPAIYYTRDIEDGLIEVKTWGGFQDRLSRRAKGGSTIAATATNIDDRQFNFYGLDARIRKDYETDFTDGDNTLATGITFYYSDAPRTRETGFATGTTGTPVFDVANSTVYGAAFVENIFRFGDLAVIPAFRLDIPTISAKEEYNFDPTITRALFDETVTSVVPLGALGLTYELDDTKQLYTSFATSYTPKTYGDIGNPTSKRVNTATNEVAYNYQGELGSRGSYSSWFSYDGSLFVDYNTNIVETVNVGANNTIVNNAGDALYYGIEAAVDADLFAFLDAQNGTKLSEEVGALSLFANAQLLQAEFTGGQFNGNKPSYAPTYLIKTGGVFDYRDYLRIGLTSQFVGSQYWNDANTNSGSATPVASNSNPQTIPSYQVWDFSIEFTPIEDFTILAGINNLFDKKYYSRVRGGTGGIEPLDGRTYYAGARYNF from the coding sequence ATGCTGTTGAAATCCGCTCTCTCCCGAGTCGGCAAGCCGTCGCTTTTGCTGTTGGCCGCCACTCCCGCAATGCTCACTGCGCAAGAAAAAGTCGCACCAGATGAGGCCGTGCAAGAACTGGAGCCGGTCCACATGTACTCACCGGTGATCCCCGACGCGATGCTTTACCTGCCTGAGGTTCAGGGCACGAAGATCATCGGTGCGAAAAAGACGACCAACGTCGCCCTAGAAGAGCTTCCCGAGATCGTCGACAACAACTACGCTCAGGTCTTCATCACCACGCCGGGCATCACCGTGTCCGAGCAGGCCACGCCGTCCCATGCCAACATCAGTTACCGTGGCATTGGCGACCCGCACGAGTCGTCATCCATCCTGACGATGAAGGACGGCATCCCGCTAAACAGCGACTGGTTCGGCTACCCGACCATATACTACGTCCCGCCGATTGAGTCCATCGCCCGCGTGGAAATCATCCGTGGCGGCGGTTCGCTGCTTTACGGCCCGCAGCCCGGCCCGGTTATCAACTACGTCAGCGCCGGACCCCGCACCGACACCGAGTTCGGCGGCAGCATTCAAGCCTTTGGCGGCAGCTACGGCTTCTACTCGACCTACCTTGAGGCCAGCGGCACGCAGGATCGCTTTGGCTACGCAGCCGATTTCCAGGCGACCGGTGCCGACGGTGCCCGCGCCAATGCCGACTACGCCGTGCTGACCGGTGGCGCAACCGTCGCCTATCAAATCGACGAGGCCCAGCGCATCCAGTTCGACTTCGACGCCTACAGCTCCAGCAATGGTGAAGCCGGCCGCTTGACGCCCACTGAGTGGGACGCCAACCCGCAGACCACCACCCGCCCGATCGACCGTGTCTGGATCGAGCGCTACTATCCGGCCATCTATTATACTCGCGATATCGAAGACGGCTTGATCGAAGTGAAGACCTGGGGCGGCTTCCAGGATCGCCTGTCCCGCCGCGCCAAAGGAGGCTCCACAATAGCAGCGACTGCAACCAACATCGACGACCGCCAGTTTAACTTCTACGGCCTCGATGCGCGCATCCGCAAGGACTACGAGACGGACTTCACCGACGGCGACAACACCCTCGCCACCGGCATCACCTTCTACTACTCCGATGCGCCGCGCACCCGCGAAACCGGTTTCGCCACCGGCACTACAGGCACACCGGTCTTCGATGTGGCAAACTCCACGGTTTACGGCGCTGCCTTCGTGGAAAACATCTTCCGTTTTGGTGACCTGGCCGTCATCCCCGCCTTCCGCCTGGACATCCCGACCATCAGCGCGAAGGAGGAATACAACTTTGACCCCACCATCACGCGTGCACTTTTCGACGAAACCGTCACCTCGGTCGTGCCCCTGGGTGCGCTCGGCCTCACCTACGAGCTCGACGACACCAAGCAGCTCTACACCAGCTTCGCCACCTCTTACACGCCCAAAACCTATGGCGATATCGGCAACCCCACCAGTAAACGAGTCAATACGGCAACTAACGAAGTAGCCTACAATTACCAGGGTGAGCTCGGCAGCCGCGGCAGCTACAGCTCGTGGTTCAGCTACGACGGCAGCCTCTTCGTCGACTACAACACCAACATCGTCGAAACCGTCAACGTCGGCGCAAACAACACCATCGTCAACAACGCGGGCGACGCGCTCTACTACGGCATCGAAGCCGCAGTGGATGCCGACTTGTTTGCCTTCCTCGATGCACAAAACGGCACCAAGCTCTCCGAAGAAGTCGGCGCGCTCTCGCTCTTTGCCAACGCCCAACTGCTGCAGGCAGAGTTCACCGGCGGCCAGTTCAACGGCAACAAGCCCAGCTATGCACCGACCTACCTGATCAAGACCGGTGGTGTCTTCGACTACCGCGATTACCTGCGCATTGGCCTGACCTCGCAGTTCGTCGGCAGCCAATACTGGAACGACGCCAACACCAATTCCGGCAGCGCTACGCCCGTTGCCTCCAACTCAAACCCGCAGACCATCCCCTCCTACCAGGTTTGGGATTTCAGCATCGAGTTCACGCCCATTGAGGACTTCACCATCCTCGCCGGCATCAACAACCTTTTCGACAAGAAATACTACTCCCGCGTGCGCGGTGGCACGGGCGGCATCGAGCCCCTGGACGGCCGCACCTACTACGCAGGTGCCCGGTATAACTTCTAA
- the cls gene encoding cardiolipin synthase, with protein sequence MSQDSEGFWLFSPILFHWLLSLTFSFRIIMKRRNIGATLAWVSVMLLLPYVGVGVYLLLGEMRLGKRRERRIRQLIDPYKQWIQSLSEGYQVDWTNAPDAAKYLDRLAARSEGTPTLPGNSLELLDDCEGVLRAIIEDINRTEETLYMEFYIWHNGGVADEVLEAVIKARRRGVITRVLLDSVGSKDFLKSANCKRARKAGVEIVEALPAGIFRAIFRRQDLRLHRKIVLIDGHTAYTGSLNLVDARYFKQDAGVGQWVDLMVRVQGPAVEVLATTFLADWDVETEGRQIDLNEDTGVVRQEAKGNAMVQVVPSGPGFYPDAIYQLLLTTIYSAREELIITTPYFVPDDALHTALRTAAARGVEVTIILPAHNDSWLVRYASRSHYDSLLKAGVRIMRFNAGLLHAKTISVDKEFCLVGSVNFDMRSVWLNHEVTLFVYNHAFCDHLCYQQRQYILQSEELQASDWAQRPKQERILENIVRLASPLL encoded by the coding sequence GTGTCACAAGATTCCGAAGGCTTCTGGTTGTTCTCGCCAATTTTATTTCATTGGCTGCTCTCGCTGACGTTTAGCTTTCGCATCATCATGAAGCGGCGCAACATCGGTGCTACGCTGGCATGGGTCAGCGTTATGCTGCTCCTCCCCTATGTCGGCGTAGGCGTATATTTGCTCTTGGGCGAAATGCGGCTCGGCAAACGGCGCGAACGCCGCATCCGCCAACTGATCGATCCTTACAAACAGTGGATTCAATCACTGTCCGAAGGCTATCAGGTCGACTGGACCAACGCGCCGGACGCCGCGAAATATCTGGACCGCCTGGCTGCCCGCTCCGAGGGCACGCCCACCCTGCCCGGCAATTCGCTGGAGCTGCTCGATGACTGCGAAGGCGTGCTGCGTGCAATCATTGAAGACATCAACCGCACCGAAGAAACACTCTACATGGAGTTCTACATCTGGCACAACGGCGGCGTGGCCGACGAAGTGCTGGAGGCCGTCATCAAGGCGCGTCGCCGCGGCGTTATTACCCGCGTCCTACTGGACTCTGTTGGCAGCAAAGACTTCCTGAAGTCCGCCAACTGCAAACGCGCACGCAAGGCCGGTGTGGAAATTGTCGAGGCGCTTCCGGCGGGAATTTTCCGCGCAATCTTCCGCCGTCAGGATTTGCGCCTGCACCGCAAGATCGTCCTCATCGATGGCCACACCGCCTACACTGGCAGCCTCAACCTCGTCGATGCGCGCTACTTCAAGCAGGACGCTGGCGTCGGCCAATGGGTGGACCTCATGGTCCGCGTGCAAGGACCCGCCGTCGAGGTGCTGGCTACAACTTTTCTCGCTGACTGGGATGTGGAAACCGAAGGCCGGCAAATCGACCTCAACGAGGACACCGGCGTGGTCCGCCAAGAGGCCAAGGGCAACGCGATGGTGCAGGTGGTGCCGTCCGGGCCGGGCTTCTACCCCGACGCCATTTACCAACTGCTGCTCACCACAATATACAGCGCGCGCGAAGAGCTGATCATTACCACGCCCTACTTCGTGCCCGATGATGCGCTGCACACCGCGCTGCGAACAGCGGCGGCGCGCGGCGTGGAGGTAACGATTATCCTGCCGGCGCATAATGATTCCTGGCTCGTGCGCTACGCTTCGCGTTCGCACTACGACAGCTTGCTGAAGGCGGGCGTGCGCATCATGCGCTTCAACGCTGGCCTGCTGCACGCCAAGACCATTAGCGTCGATAAAGAATTCTGCCTCGTTGGCTCGGTTAACTTCGACATGCGCAGCGTGTGGCTAAACCACGAGGTCACACTCTTCGTTTACAACCACGCCTTCTGCGATCACCTGTGCTACCAGCAGCGGCAATACATCCTGCAAAGCGAAGAGCTCCAGGCCTCAGATTGGGCGCAGCGCCCGAAGCAGGAGCGCATTCTGGAAAACATCGTCCGCCTCGCCAGCCCGCTGCTCTAA
- a CDS encoding M3 family metallopeptidase, giving the protein MSEEPQPHPFLDPSFHVAWSSLEPAAIEADITLAMSKAQQNVDAIASQDSEAATYESTILALEDAVEELYRAWGYADHLSSVCEGPEIRKAYNAMLPKVTEFSTRIYLNEKLWQVIKTVAEKPEIKQMPPVHQRLVEDTLRSFKDHGADLHNDRREEFEKLSTELSQLTQKYSENVLDSTNAWELIVDDEAELTGIPESAKEAMKEDAAAKGHGDEASPKWRITLHMPSYLPVMQYCSNEALRRKVWEASSKIGHTEGHDNTPLIGKILKLRQRKAELLDRKDFAELTLAQRMVKNGKAALEFIETLHDKVEAPFREEMAELRVFKSGQTGSAPDELMEPWDTTYWAEKRRQAEFSFDEEELRPYFPIHHVIDGLFALTERLFGVSIVKRSTFYRDPKTGEEKHADEPGDLDPIEVWHPDVRFYDLLDEDETHLGSFYADWFPRESKRAGAWMNALRTGGPTKKGFRPHLGLMAGNMTKPTGNKPALMTHREVETIFHEFGHLLHHLLGKVEIRSLNGTNVAWDFVELPSQIMENWCWEREALDLFARHYANDETIPDDLFAKMLAARNYMQGNATMRQLSFGKLDLDLHINHANDAADRDLDALIDEILDGYSAQYATKPPSIVRRFGHLFSGPTGYACGYYSYKWAEVLEADCFTRFKEEGVLNRETGRAFRDCILSKGDSEPPEKLFRDFMGRDPDSDALLRRAGLLQEV; this is encoded by the coding sequence ATGAGCGAAGAACCACAGCCGCACCCCTTTCTTGACCCGTCTTTCCACGTTGCTTGGAGCAGCCTCGAACCGGCCGCGATTGAGGCCGACATCACCTTGGCCATGTCCAAGGCGCAGCAAAATGTAGACGCCATTGCCAGCCAGGACTCCGAGGCCGCCACGTATGAGTCGACCATTCTCGCGCTCGAAGATGCCGTGGAGGAGCTTTACCGCGCCTGGGGCTACGCCGACCACCTTTCCTCCGTTTGCGAGGGGCCGGAAATCCGCAAGGCCTACAACGCCATGCTGCCGAAGGTCACCGAGTTCTCCACCCGCATCTACCTCAACGAAAAGCTGTGGCAGGTGATCAAGACCGTCGCCGAAAAGCCAGAGATTAAACAAATGCCGCCCGTCCATCAGCGCCTCGTTGAGGACACCCTGCGCAGCTTTAAGGACCACGGCGCGGATCTTCACAACGACCGCCGCGAGGAGTTTGAAAAGCTCTCCACCGAGCTCTCCCAGCTCACGCAAAAGTATTCCGAGAACGTCCTGGACTCCACCAACGCGTGGGAGCTGATCGTGGACGACGAGGCCGAGCTGACCGGCATCCCCGAAAGCGCCAAAGAGGCGATGAAGGAAGACGCCGCCGCCAAGGGCCATGGCGATGAAGCCTCGCCGAAATGGCGTATCACCCTGCACATGCCGTCCTACCTGCCCGTTATGCAGTATTGCAGTAACGAAGCTTTGCGTCGCAAAGTATGGGAGGCCAGCAGCAAGATCGGCCACACCGAAGGCCACGACAACACGCCGCTGATCGGCAAGATTTTAAAGCTCCGCCAGCGCAAAGCCGAGCTGCTCGACCGCAAGGACTTTGCCGAACTGACCCTGGCCCAGCGCATGGTTAAAAACGGAAAGGCCGCACTGGAGTTCATTGAAACTTTGCATGACAAAGTAGAGGCCCCCTTCCGCGAAGAGATGGCTGAACTGCGCGTCTTTAAGTCCGGCCAAACCGGCAGCGCGCCCGACGAGCTAATGGAACCGTGGGACACTACTTACTGGGCTGAAAAGCGTCGCCAGGCCGAGTTCTCTTTTGACGAAGAAGAGCTGCGCCCCTACTTCCCGATTCACCACGTGATCGACGGCCTCTTCGCGCTGACCGAGCGCCTCTTCGGCGTGAGCATTGTCAAACGTAGCACCTTCTACCGCGACCCCAAAACCGGCGAAGAAAAGCACGCCGACGAGCCCGGCGACCTCGACCCAATCGAAGTCTGGCACCCTGACGTGCGCTTCTACGACCTGCTCGATGAGGACGAGACGCACCTCGGCTCCTTCTACGCCGACTGGTTCCCCCGCGAGAGCAAGCGCGCCGGTGCCTGGATGAACGCCCTGCGCACTGGCGGCCCGACCAAGAAGGGCTTCCGCCCGCATCTCGGCCTCATGGCGGGCAACATGACCAAGCCCACCGGAAATAAGCCCGCGCTCATGACGCACCGCGAGGTGGAGACTATTTTCCACGAGTTCGGCCACCTGCTCCACCACCTGCTCGGCAAGGTGGAAATCCGCTCACTCAACGGCACCAACGTCGCCTGGGACTTCGTCGAACTGCCCTCACAGATCATGGAAAACTGGTGCTGGGAACGCGAGGCACTCGACCTCTTCGCCCGACATTACGCCAACGACGAGACCATCCCTGACGACCTGTTCGCCAAGATGCTCGCCGCGCGCAACTACATGCAGGGCAACGCTACCATGCGCCAACTCTCCTTTGGCAAGCTCGACCTGGACCTCCATATCAATCACGCCAACGACGCCGCCGACCGCGACCTCGATGCGCTGATCGATGAAATCCTCGACGGCTACTCCGCGCAATACGCCACCAAGCCGCCCTCCATCGTGCGCCGCTTTGGCCACCTGTTCTCCGGACCCACCGGCTACGCCTGCGGCTACTATTCCTACAAATGGGCCGAGGTGCTGGAGGCCGATTGCTTCACGCGCTTTAAAGAAGAAGGCGTGCTCAACCGCGAAACCGGCCGCGCCTTCCGCGATTGCATCCTCTCCAAGGGCGACAGCGAACCACCCGAAAAACTCTTCCGCGACTTCATGGGACGCGACCCGGACTCCGACGCCCTCCTCCGACGCGCTGGCCTGCTGCAAGAGGTGTAG